The Mycolicibacterium insubricum DNA segment GGCCAACCTCAAGGCCGCTATCAACGCCGCGGCGGACCGGATCGTGTTCATCAACACCGGATTCCTGGACCGCACCGGCGACGAGATCCACACCTCGATGGAGGCCGGGCCGATGGTCCGCAAGGGCTCGATGAAGACCCAGCCGTGGATTCTGGCCTACGAGGACGCCAACGTCGACGCCGGGCTGGCCTGCGGGCTGGCCGGCAAGGCGCAGATCGGTAAGGGCATGTGGGCGATGCCCGACCTGATGGCCGACATGGTCGCCCAGAAGGGCGCCCAGCCGCGCGCCGGAGCGACCACCGCGTGGGTGCCGTCGCCAACCGCCGCGACCCTGCACGCCATGCACTACCACGAGGTGGACGTGGCCGCGGTGCAGCGGGAGCTGGCCGGCAAGACCCGCACCACCCTCGACGAGCTGCTGACCATCCCGGTGGCCGACACCTCGGCGCTGACCTGGTCGCCGGAGGACATCCACGAAGAGGTCGACAACAACTGCCAGTCGATCCTGGGTTACGTGGTCCGCTGGATCGACCAGGGTGTGGGCTGCTCTAAGGTGCCCGACATCCACGACATCGGGCTGATGGAGGACCGGGCCACCCTGCGCATCTCCAGCCAGCTGTTGGCCAACTGGCTGCGCCACGGCGTGATCACCCCCGAGGACGTCCGCGCCAGCCTGGAGCGGATGGCACCGGTGGTCGACCGGCAGAACGCCGGCGATCCCGCATACCTGCCGATGGCGCCGAATTTCGACGATTCGATCGCCTTCCTGGCCGCCCAAGAGCTGATCATGGCCGGTGCATCACAGCCCAACGGCTATACCGAGCCGATCCTGCATCGACGCCGCCGAGAGTTCAAGGCCCGCCACAACGCCTAACTAGGGTGGTGTCGACGGCCGAGGTGTGAGCGGCCCGTCGCGCGGAACCGGTTTCGTGACGATCGCGTTGGAGAGGGCTACGTACGGCTATGGGTAGGCACAGCATCCCCGGAGACCACGACGAACCCGACGATGACGGGTTCGACGCCCCGGAAGCCGACGGCGACCAGCCCGACGGCGGATACTCCGACGACGGGTATTCCGAGGCTCAGTACGGCGGGTACGACGACGACGCCGGCTATGGCGGGTACACCGACGGCGGATACTCCGACGCGGACTACGGCGGCTATACCGACGGGGACGATTCCGACGGCGACCACACCGACGGCGACTTCGCCGATGACGCGAACAACGACTACCGCGACTACGTCGGCGACGACTACCGCGACGACTCCGACTACGGCGACTACACCGACGACTACCCCGACCACACTCCCCCGGTGGACGAGCCGAAGGTCGAAGAGCCGGCGGCCGTCGCCGCCCCGGTGGCCGCGGTGCCGACGCGCAGCCACCGCAACGCCGGGGAATGGACGGGCAGCCACCGCGTGGTGACCCCGGCCCGCCGCGGTGTCAGCCGCGGCGTGGTCATCGCCCTGATCACCGTCGTCGCCGTGGTCGGCGCGTTCATCCTGTGGCGATTCTTCGGCGGGTTGCTCTCCGACCGTTCCAAGGTCGCCGCCGGCAGCTGCGTCGAGGGACAGGTATCCGTGCGGGTGCTGGCCGACCCGGCCATCGCCGACCCGCTCAGCGCGCTGGCCGAGAAGTTCAACGCCAACGCCGACCCGGTCGGCGACCACTGCCCGAACGTGGAGATCAAGGCCGTAGAATCCGGCGCGGTGGTCGCCGGACTCACCGGCGAGTGGCCCGCCGACCTCGGTGACAAGCCCGCCATCTGGGTGCCCGGCAGCTCGGCGTCGCTGGCCCGGGTGCGGGCCAAGGCGGGACCGCAGCTGATTGCCGCCAGCCCGTCGCTGGCCACCTCCCCGGTGCTGCTGGCGGTGCGCCCCGAGCTGAAAGACAAGCTGTCCGAACAGAACTGGTCCACCCTGGCGAACCTGCAGTCCACCCCGGCCTCGCTCGACGACCTGGGCCTGGCCGGCTGGGGATCGCTGCGACTGGCGATGCCGGTGGACGGCAACAGTGACGCCGCGCTGCTGGCCGCCGAGGCCGTCGCGGTCACCTCCGCCGACCAGGGCGCGGGACCGGCCAGCGGCATCCCCGCCGTGCGGACGCTGGTCGCCCACGAGCCGGACGCCGCGGGCAGCACCGCCGACAGCGCCCTGGACGCCCTGGTGACCGGTGACGACGCCGCCGCGGGCAAGGTGCACGCCGTCGTCACCACCGAGCAGCGACTGTTCGCCCGCGCCGCGGTGCTGCCGAACGCCACCGAGCTGCTGACCGCCTGGCTGCCGCCGGGTCCGGTCGCCGTCGCGGACTTCCCCGCCGTCACCCTCAAGGGCGACTGGCTGTCCACCGAGCAGCGCAACGCCGCCAGCCAGTTCGAGAAATACCTGGAGGACCCGGCTCAGCGCGCCGAACTGGCCAACGCCGGATTCCGGGTGGACGGCCAATCCGCGCCGGAAAACAAGGTCGTCGACTTCCGTACCGACATCGGCAACAGGGTGTCCATCGACGATGACGCCACCCGCGCCGGCATCGCCAACGTCCTCGACGCCCAGCCGAACGCCGGCGGCAGCACCGCGATCATGCTGGACCGCTCCCTGGATCTGAGTGCGGTCGTCCCGGTGCTCAAGAGCCGGATCGCCGCCCTGCCACCGTCGTCGGCGGTCGGGCTGACCACGGTGACCTCGTCGTCGAGCACCACCGCAGTGAACGTCGGCGCGCTGTCCGACGACGTCGACGGCGCATCCCGCAGCCAAGCGCTGGCCGGCGCCCTGGACGGTCTGTCGACTTCCGGAAGCGGCGCGGTGTCGTTCACCACGCTGCGCAACATGATCGAAGACATCCAGGCGAACTACCCGGCCGGTGCGGCCCCATCGATCCTGGTGATCACCGCGGGCCCGCACACCGACCAGTCGCTGGGCTCCTCCGGCCTGGTGGACAAGGTGCGCAGCATTGATCCCGCCAAGCCGATCAAGGTGAATGTGATCGACGTCGGCGACGACCCGGATAGCGACACCTGGGAATCGGTGGCCCAGACCAGTGGTGGCGCCTACCAGCACGTCGGCGCCAGTGACTCCCCCGAGTTCGCCGCCGCCGTCAACTCCCTGCTCGGATAGCGCCCGGCCCGCGGGTCAGATGGTGGTGGCGCGCAGCGAGTAGAGCAGATCGGCCTGGTGGGTGAACACCGTGACCAGGGCTTCCTGGGCTTCCTTCGCGCTGCGGCCGTTCCCGACGGTCGCCACCACGGTCACCAGGACTCCGCGGATGTACTGCCGCCCGACGTAGCCGAGTGTGCTGCCGGCGACCCGCTGTTCGACGACGAGCGCGCCCGACGGCATGCCGGCCACCTCGAACCCGGAACTGTCGATGCCGGACTGGTGCCCGGGCAGGCAACGATCGGCCCAGTTCTGCAGGTCCACCGGTGACGCGGTCCGCATCAGGCTGGAGCTGACCACCCGCTTCTGCACACCCCGGGAGTTCGCCAGGGTGATGCGGGTGCCCGCGCTCTGGTCGCCGGCCTTCGTCGGGCCCAGGGGGTTGTCGCAGAAGCTGGTGGACCCGCCGGTCTCGTCGTTGTCGGCGGTGGACACCGACTGGGACTGGAACTTCGCGCCGTCGATCGACGGGTAGTCGGACTTGGTGAGCTGCATGGCGTCGGTCAGGGTGGCGAAGTCCGGTCCGACGGGCGCCGCGACGGCCTGCCCCGGCACCGGGCGGATCCCGGTGACCACCGCGGTGACCGACGCGACGGCGGCCAGCAGCACCACGACGACGGCCGTGACCGCCGGGACCCACCGACGGCGGCGCACCGGCGCCGCGACCGGCACCGGCCACTGCGGTGCGACCGGCGGCTGCGGGGTCCACTGCGGCGGACCGGCGAACTGAGGATTCATCACCGTCAACGGTAACCGCGCCCCTGCCCCGTCCCGCGCACCAGTTTCGGCGGGTCGTCAGGCGGCGTCGAGCTTCTCGATCTGCCTGTTCGCAATGGCCACCAGATCGGCCTGCTTCTGCCCGGCGGTGAGCCCATCGCCGACGTTCGCGGTCACCGTCAGGCGTATTCCTGCACCGGAGGGCAGGAGCAGACCAGGTTGCGGTCGCCGTGGGCACCATCGATGCGGCGCACCGGCGGCCACACCTTCGGTCGCCAGCCCGCACCCAGCGGGTAGGCCGCCTGCTCGCGGGTGTACGGGTGCGCCCAGTCGGCCACCAGCAGGCACTCGGCGGTGTGCGGGGCGTTGCGCAACGGGTTGTCGTCGGCGGGCCAGGCCCCGGAGCCGACCTGGTCGATCTCGCCGCGGATGGCGATCATCGCGTCGATGAAGGCGTCGATCTCGGCTAGGCTCTCGCTCTCGGTCGGCTCGACCATCAGCGTCCCGGCCACCGGGAAACTCATCGTCGGCGCGTGGAAACCGTAGTCCCCCAGCCGTTTTGCCACGTCGTCGACACTCACACCGGTGTCCTTCGTGATGCCGCGCAGATCCAGGATGCACTCGTGGGCGACCATGCCGTTCTCCCCGGTGTAGAGCACCGGGAAGTACTCGTCGAGGCGACGGGCCATGTAGTTCGCCGACGCGATCGCGGTCAGCGTCGCCGCCCGCAAGCCCGGCGCGCCCATCATCCGGATGTAGGCCCAGGTGATCGGCAGGATCGACGCCGACCCGTAGGGGGCGGCCGACACCGGCGGGCCGCCAGCCAGCCCGGGCGCCAGCGGATGCCCGGGCAGATACGGTGCCAGGTGCGCGCGGAGGGCGACGGGCCCGACGCCCGGCCCGCCGCCGCCGTGCGGGATGCAGAACGTCTTGTGCAGGTTGAGGTGGCTGACGTCGCCGCCGAACCGGCCCGGCCGGGCCAGCCCCACCAGCGCGTTGAGGTTCGCCCCGTCGACATAGACCTGCCCGCCGGCGTCGTGCACGGCGGCGCAGATCTCGGCGATGTCGTGCTCGTAGACGCCGTGCGTGGACGGGTAGGTGATCATGATGGCCGACAGGTTCGCGGCGTGCTCGGCGATCTTGGCGCGCAGGTCGTCCAGATCGACGTCGCCGTTCTCTCGGCAGCCCACCACCACGACGCGCATCCCGGCCAGTGCGGCCGAGGCGGCGTTGGTGCCGTGGGCGCTCGACGGGATCAGGCAGATATCGCGGTGCGCCTCGCCGCGCGCTCGGTGGTAGGCGTGGATGGCCAGCAGGCCCGCATACTCGCCCTGCGAACCGGCGTTGGGCTGCAGCGACACCGCGTCGTAGCCGGTGATCAGGGTCAGCCACTCGGTGACGTCGGCGATCAGCTTGCGCAGGCCGGGGGTGTCGGCGGCCGGCGCGAACGGGTGCTGGCGGCTGAACTCCGGCCAGGTGATCGGCTCCATCTCGGCGGCCGCGTTGAGCTTCATGGTGCACGAACCCAGCGGGATCATGGTGCGGTCCAGCGCGAGGTCCTTGTCGGCCAGGGCGCGCAGGTAGCGCATCATCGATGTCTCGGTGCGATAGGCGTGGAAGGCCGGGTGGGTCAGGAACTCCGACGTCCGGGTCTCGATACCGGAAGCCTCCCCCCCGTCCGCCGAGCCGCCGAACGCCTCCAACACCGCGTCGACGTGAGCGTCGGTGGTGGCCTCGTCGCACGACACCGACACGTGGTCCTCGTCGACGCGCCACAGGTTGATGCCCCGGGCCTTGGCGGCGGCGACCACGGCGTCGGCACGGCCAGGCACCTTCGCCAGCACGGTGTCGAAAAACTCGCGGTGCACCAGCGCGTCGCCGAGCCCGGCGGCGATCCGGGCGGCGTGCGCGTGCACCCGCCGCGCCACGGCGGTCAGCCCGTCGGGCCCGTGGTAACTCGCGTACATGGCGGCCATCACGGCCAGCAGCACCTGCGCGGTGCAGATGTTCGAGGTGGCCTTGTCCCGGCGGATGTGCTGCTCGCGGGTCTGCAGCGCCAGCCGGTAGGCCGGCGCGCCGTCGGCGTCCACCGACACCCCGACCAGCCGGCCGGGCAGCTGGCGGGCCTGGCTGGTGTGCACGGCCAGGAAGCCGGCGTGCGGGCCGCCGAAGCCCATCGGCACTCCGAAGCGCTGCGCCGAGCCGAACGCCACATCGGCGCCGATGTCCCCGGGCGGGGCCACCAAGGTGGCGGCCAGCAGGTCCACGCCGACGGCGACCAGCGCGCCGCGCTCGTGCGCCTGGCCGATCAGCGCGCTCCAGTCGGTGATCCGGCCGCTGGCCCCGGGCAGCTGGGTGATCACCCCGAAGAACTCGCCGTCGTCGGGCAGCGCCGGCAGCCCGTCGCGCAGATCGGCGGTGACGATCTGGATGCCCAGCGGTTCGGCGCGGGTGGCCAGGATCGCCCGGGTCTGGATGAACACATCGGTGTCGACGGCCAGCCAGTTCCGGTTGCCGCGCACCGCGCGGTGCATCAGCGTCATCGCCTCGGCGGCGGCGGTGCCCTCGTCCAGCATGGAGGCGTTGGCCAGGTCCAGACCGGTCAGGTCGGCGATCATGGTCTGGAAGTTCAGCAGCGCCTCCAGGCGGCCCTGGCTGATCTCCGGCTGGTACGGCGTGTAGGCGGTGTACCAGGCCGGGTTCTCCAGGATGTTGCGCAGCAGCACCGGCGGGGTGAGGGTGTCGTAGTAGCCCTGCCCGATCATCGAGACGGCGATGGTGTTGGCCCGGGCCAGTTTGCGCAGCTCGGCCAGCGCCTGGTGCTCGGTGGCCGGCCGCGCCAGCTCGTCCAGCCCCGGCGCCAGGCCGTCGGCGGACACGGCGTCGAGGATGCCGGCCGGCAGAGCCTTGGCCGCCAGTTCCTCGAGCGAGGACACCCCGATCACCTGGAGCATGGTGGCGATGTCGGCGGCGTCCGGACCGATGTGCCGGTCGACGAAGGTCGCGACTCCGGCGGCGGGGGTGGATGCGGTCACGGGGACTCCTCACAGGCGGCGGGTGCGCCGACGACGGCGCTCCTCCCCCTCTGTCGTCGACCCGAACCGGGCGCCTGAGAGATTCGGCCCGCTGCGCAGGCCTTTCCCCATGGGCGGGTGCGTCGAGCACCGCTTTCCAGAGGCATCGGATCCGGCACGGTCCGGGTGCCTGAGAGGTTGTCGGAGAGGTGTTGCTCCTTCGGCGTCCGTGACTGGCGGTCACGAAACTCTCCCGCGCCGGGGCGATGCGTTGAGAAGTTTACTGCACGGTAAGCGATGAGCCGGATCGGCAAGGTCGAGTCATCGACAGGCCATACCCACCGGCAGTACCGAACGTTTACCGACGCGGGCCTTCATCTGGATGATCCGCACGAAGGCGCTCACCCGTCAACATTGGGTACCGGTCAGCCGATCTTGCGGTCGCGGCTGCGACGGCGGGAGGCCAGCTCGTCCTCGGGTGCGGCGATCGACTCGCCGCCGTCGGCCCGCTCGCCGGGGAAGTCGGCGATGGTGCCGGTCAGCTCCCGCATGGCGCCGGAGACCGCGATGCCGAACACGCCCTGGCCGCCCTGGAGCAGGTCGACGACCTCTTCGGCGGAGGTGCACTCGTAGACGGTGGTGCCGTCGGAGAACAGGGTGATGTTGGCCAGGTCCTCGACGCCGCGCTGGCGCAGGTGGTCGACGGCGACCCGGATGTTGTGCAGCGAGATGCCGGTGTCGAGCAGTCGCTTGACGATCTTGAGGACCAGGATGTCCTTGAACGAGTACAGCCGCTGGCTGCCGGAGCCGGCCGCGCCGCGGATCGAGGGCACCACCAGCGAGGTGCGCGCCCAGTAGTCGAGCTGGCGGTAGGTGATGCCGGCGATCTGGCAGGCGCTGGGACCGCGGTAGCCGATCAGCTCGTCGGGCACCGAATCGTCGGGGAACAGCCCGGGCTGCACGGCGGCCGTGGGAGTTTCGACGCTCAGGTTCAGTTCCCCCTGCTGGCCCGGATGGCTCTGACCTGGCTGTTCGCCCACCGTGGTTCCTCTCGCCGATCGTGACCCGGCCAGCGACTTCACGCCGCCGAGCATTTGAGCCCGAGTGTTCAAATCATACGCTGCCCGCCCGCCGCATCCGAGTGCTCTCGCGAACAGACAGCGGTGGGGTCCAGCGCGTTCAGTATGGCCGCCGGTGCCCCGCTCAACCGCGTCGCACCGGGCGTGTCGGGACCTCGAACGCAGTTGAGACGGTTCCGTTACGCCGGGGTGACCGACGCAGGCGGCCGACCCGCCGGGGTGCTCAGGATGCCTTGAAATCGTCGGGCGAGACGCTGTCGAGGAACTCCTTGAACTTCTCCACCTCGTCCTCGCGGACCGGGCCGGAGCCCTCCTCGTCGGACTCGTCGGGGATGAACAGCCCGGCCTCGGCCAGCACCGCCTCCTCGACGTAGATCGGCACCCCGACGCGCAGCGCGATCGCCACCGAGTCCGACGGCCGCGCCGAGACGGTGATGTCCCGGTCGAAGACCAGATCGGCGTAGAAAGTGCCCTCCTGCAGATCGACGATCCGCACCTCTTTGAGCGAATGCCCCAGGGCCGCAATCAGATCCCGGATCAGGTCGTGGGTCAGCGGCCGCGCCGGCTCGACGCCCTGCTGTTCCAGCGCGATCGCCGCGGCCTCCGACTGGCCGATCCAGATCGGCAGATAACGATCACCGTCGGACTCGCGCAGCAGCAGTACGGGCTGGTTCTGCGGCTGCTCGACACGGATGCCCACGACCTGAACTTCGCCCATCAGTGCCCTCCGTACCGCAACGAATCCTGTCCCCACCCAGAGTAATAGCTCAGGTGGTTTCCACGCTCCGCCCCTCGCCAAACTACGGCTCGGGTGCGTCGCTCAGGTGGTTTCCACGCTCCGCCCCTCGCCAAACTACGGCTCAGCGCTGACCGAGGTCGCGCACCGCCGACTTGATCAGCGAGGTGTGCAGCGTGATGGCCAGCGCGGCCACCTCGCGGGCCAGATCGTCGGCCCGGTCCCGCGCCCCGGCCTTGTCAGAGTTGACCAGCGGCCCGGCGATCTGGGCGATCAGGTCCGACTGCCGGTCGGCGGCGGAGCGGAACGCCCGCAGATGCCTCGGCTCTACCCCGTGCCCGGCCAGCGCGTGGGCGCACTGCAGGATCACCACGGCGTGCTCGTCGAACAGCACCGACCCGGCGCTCTTGAAGATCGGGGTGATCACCCCGGCCCGCAACAGTGCGGTCAGCAGATCTTCGGCCGGTCCGCGGGCGATGCCCGACTCCTCGATCAGCGCCTCCCGGCTGAACCGCACCACCCGGGTCGGTGCCGACGGTGCGGCGCCGACGAGTTTCGGGGTGCCGTAGCTGCCCGAGGATTCCGGCAGCTCCCCGTCGGGCAGGGCGTCGAGCTGGGCCTTGATGACCTTCAACGGCAGGTACTGGTCGCGCTGGGCGGTGAGGATGAACCGCAGCCGCGCGCAGTCGTAGGCGGTGTACTGCCGGTACCCCGAAGCGGTGCGCGCGGGCGTCACCAGCCCCTCGGCCTCCAGATAGCGGAGCTTGGAGATCGAAATGTCGTCGGGGAAGTCCGGGCGCAGCTCCTCCAGAACGGCGCCGATCGACATCCCCGACGGCTCCGGGGCAGCGGCAGCCGTCGCCACTAGTCCGTCTTGGGTCCGGTCAGGAACACCAGCCGGAACTTGCCGATCTGCACCTCGTCACCGTTGGACAGCGTCGCCGAGTCCACGGGTTCCCGGTTGACGTAGGTGCCGTTGAGGCTGCCCACGTCGACGACCTGGAACTCGCCCCCGGCCAGCCGGAACTCGGCGTGCCGACGGCTGACGGTGACGTCGTC contains these protein-coding regions:
- the gcvP gene encoding aminomethyl-transferring glycine dehydrogenase; amino-acid sequence: MTASTPAAGVATFVDRHIGPDAADIATMLQVIGVSSLEELAAKALPAGILDAVSADGLAPGLDELARPATEHQALAELRKLARANTIAVSMIGQGYYDTLTPPVLLRNILENPAWYTAYTPYQPEISQGRLEALLNFQTMIADLTGLDLANASMLDEGTAAAEAMTLMHRAVRGNRNWLAVDTDVFIQTRAILATRAEPLGIQIVTADLRDGLPALPDDGEFFGVITQLPGASGRITDWSALIGQAHERGALVAVGVDLLAATLVAPPGDIGADVAFGSAQRFGVPMGFGGPHAGFLAVHTSQARQLPGRLVGVSVDADGAPAYRLALQTREQHIRRDKATSNICTAQVLLAVMAAMYASYHGPDGLTAVARRVHAHAARIAAGLGDALVHREFFDTVLAKVPGRADAVVAAAKARGINLWRVDEDHVSVSCDEATTDAHVDAVLEAFGGSADGGEASGIETRTSEFLTHPAFHAYRTETSMMRYLRALADKDLALDRTMIPLGSCTMKLNAAAEMEPITWPEFSRQHPFAPAADTPGLRKLIADVTEWLTLITGYDAVSLQPNAGSQGEYAGLLAIHAYHRARGEAHRDICLIPSSAHGTNAASAALAGMRVVVVGCRENGDVDLDDLRAKIAEHAANLSAIMITYPSTHGVYEHDIAEICAAVHDAGGQVYVDGANLNALVGLARPGRFGGDVSHLNLHKTFCIPHGGGGPGVGPVALRAHLAPYLPGHPLAPGLAGGPPVSAAPYGSASILPITWAYIRMMGAPGLRAATLTAIASANYMARRLDEYFPVLYTGENGMVAHECILDLRGITKDTGVSVDDVAKRLGDYGFHAPTMSFPVAGTLMVEPTESESLAEIDAFIDAMIAIRGEIDQVGSGAWPADDNPLRNAPHTAECLLVADWAHPYTREQAAYPLGAGWRPKVWPPVRRIDGAHGDRNLVCSCPPVQEYA
- a CDS encoding bifunctional nuclease family protein → MGEVQVVGIRVEQPQNQPVLLLRESDGDRYLPIWIGQSEAAAIALEQQGVEPARPLTHDLIRDLIAALGHSLKEVRIVDLQEGTFYADLVFDRDITVSARPSDSVAIALRVGVPIYVEEAVLAEAGLFIPDESDEEGSGPVREDEVEKFKEFLDSVSPDDFKAS
- the ftsR gene encoding transcriptional regulator FtsR, with translation MSIGAVLEELRPDFPDDISISKLRYLEAEGLVTPARTASGYRQYTAYDCARLRFILTAQRDQYLPLKVIKAQLDALPDGELPESSGSYGTPKLVGAAPSAPTRVVRFSREALIEESGIARGPAEDLLTALLRAGVITPIFKSAGSVLFDEHAVVILQCAHALAGHGVEPRHLRAFRSAADRQSDLIAQIAGPLVNSDKAGARDRADDLAREVAALAITLHTSLIKSAVRDLGQR
- a CDS encoding substrate-binding domain-containing protein, whose translation is MGRHSIPGDHDEPDDDGFDAPEADGDQPDGGYSDDGYSEAQYGGYDDDAGYGGYTDGGYSDADYGGYTDGDDSDGDHTDGDFADDANNDYRDYVGDDYRDDSDYGDYTDDYPDHTPPVDEPKVEEPAAVAAPVAAVPTRSHRNAGEWTGSHRVVTPARRGVSRGVVIALITVVAVVGAFILWRFFGGLLSDRSKVAAGSCVEGQVSVRVLADPAIADPLSALAEKFNANADPVGDHCPNVEIKAVESGAVVAGLTGEWPADLGDKPAIWVPGSSASLARVRAKAGPQLIAASPSLATSPVLLAVRPELKDKLSEQNWSTLANLQSTPASLDDLGLAGWGSLRLAMPVDGNSDAALLAAEAVAVTSADQGAGPASGIPAVRTLVAHEPDAAGSTADSALDALVTGDDAAAGKVHAVVTTEQRLFARAAVLPNATELLTAWLPPGPVAVADFPAVTLKGDWLSTEQRNAASQFEKYLEDPAQRAELANAGFRVDGQSAPENKVVDFRTDIGNRVSIDDDATRAGIANVLDAQPNAGGSTAIMLDRSLDLSAVVPVLKSRIAALPPSSAVGLTTVTSSSSTTAVNVGALSDDVDGASRSQALAGALDGLSTSGSGAVSFTTLRNMIEDIQANYPAGAAPSILVITAGPHTDQSLGSSGLVDKVRSIDPAKPIKVNVIDVGDDPDSDTWESVAQTSGGAYQHVGASDSPEFAAAVNSLLG